GATGCCTACGGTTTTCATAGCGGCTCCTTAATGGATAAAAAATGTCGGGTCTGCCGTTTCCAGCAGGCGGTCTATTTTCTGTTTATTCTCTTCCGAGATGGTTCCCAGCGGCAGGCGCACCGTCTGCGTGCCGAAGCCTATTTTCTCCAGCATGTATTTCACGCAAGTCGGGTTCGTTTCCAGATAACACGCTTTGACCAACGGATAAAGCTGGGCAAACAAATCAAACGATTTTTTGGTTTGCCCTTGCAGAAACAGTTTATAAATTTGCACAAAAGCCGGCGCCAGCACATTGGCCCCGGCGCTGATGATGCCGGATGCGTTCATGGCCAAAAACTGCGGGAACAAATCGTCGTTGCCGCAGATATAATTTAAGCGGTGAGCGTATTTGACGGCCATGTCCATGACGTGGGCCATATCGTAGTCGGATTCTTTAATGCCGGCAATTTGGGGTACTTCCGCAAGCAGCCGGTCGAACACGGCATTGGAGAGCTTCAGCCCGGTGCGGCCCGGAATGTGGTAGAGCACAATCGGCTTGCCCAAGGCCGCCACTTGTTTGTAATGTTCAATCAGCCCGTTGGGGTTAGGCTTGTTGTAATACGGGGTGACGACCAGCACGCCGTCCGGTTCAAAGGCCAGCGCGGCGCGGGTATTTTCCAAGGTGGAGGAAGTGGCGTTGGTGCCGGTGCCGATGATAATTTTGGCCCGGCCTTTAATAAGCGGCACGCAAAACTGCAGAATTTCGGTTTTTTCGCCGGCGGACAAAGTGGCCGCTTCGGCCGTGGTGCCCAGGAGGACAATTCCGTCCACACCCGCACTCAGCTGGGCGCGCAGCAGGCGCTCCAGCGCATCATAATCCACGCTGCCGTTTGGTTTCATGGGCGTGGCCAAAGCCGTGTAAATTCCTCTAAACATAAACACTCCTCCCTCCTGGTGTACGACGGACAGAAGATTTCCCCGATATACAGTGGGAACTGCTCTTATTTTAGCAATTTAATTGCTATAATTAAGTAACAATTTTGAATGTGTAAAAGGAAACTGTATGCCAGAAAACGAAAACGAAGGCCTTTCGGCCTCTACTGATATGTCTCTTCCCAAAGAACAATGGGAGCAAAAATTGTTGGAAAACGAAAAAACAGCTTTTTTGACGACTGATTCGGACAAAAAAGAAGAAACCCCCAAAGACCCTAAACCCGCCAAACGGTTGTCGGGCCGCGGGGCGTGGTCGTTTTTACTGCTGGCCTGTTTTGCCGTTTCGGCCGTCTGCGGCGTTTATTTGACGGTGCGGCCCGTGCCGGCGTGTCCCTCGGCCAAAGAGGCCAAACCGTCGGCTGAAGAAGTGCTGGGCGCTTCTCTTTCGGCGCGGAACAAAAAAGGGAATGTGGCCTGGATTAAAGTGCGCGGCGTCATCGCGCAGGACAACAGCACTTCTCCGTTCTCCCGCCCGAAAGGCGCCTCGGAAATTGCCAAAAAAATACGGGAAGCGGGCGAAGATAAAAATGTAAAAGCTATTGTGCTGGATATCAATTCCCCCGGTGGGACGGTGGCTTCCGTGCAGGATATTTACAGCGAAATTTTGCGCGCGAAAGAAAACAAGAAAGTGGTGGCTCTC
The window above is part of the Elusimicrobium sp. An273 genome. Proteins encoded here:
- the dapA gene encoding 4-hydroxy-tetrahydrodipicolinate synthase codes for the protein MFRGIYTALATPMKPNGSVDYDALERLLRAQLSAGVDGIVLLGTTAEAATLSAGEKTEILQFCVPLIKGRAKIIIGTGTNATSSTLENTRAALAFEPDGVLVVTPYYNKPNPNGLIEHYKQVAALGKPIVLYHIPGRTGLKLSNAVFDRLLAEVPQIAGIKESDYDMAHVMDMAVKYAHRLNYICGNDDLFPQFLAMNASGIISAGANVLAPAFVQIYKLFLQGQTKKSFDLFAQLYPLVKACYLETNPTCVKYMLEKIGFGTQTVRLPLGTISEENKQKIDRLLETADPTFFIH
- the sppA gene encoding signal peptide peptidase SppA, producing the protein MPENENEGLSASTDMSLPKEQWEQKLLENEKTAFLTTDSDKKEETPKDPKPAKRLSGRGAWSFLLLACFAVSAVCGVYLTVRPVPACPSAKEAKPSAEEVLGASLSARNKKGNVAWIKVRGVIAQDNSTSPFSRPKGASEIAKKIREAGEDKNVKAIVLDINSPGGTVASVQDIYSEILRAKENKKVVALFRDVAASGGFYIAMAADKIVAEPGTITGSVGVIMQTGNVEGLFEKIGVKVTPITSGKYKDMGSAYRPMTDAEKAILQDMVDDTYGQFLAAVKAGRPNVKPEDMTEYTDGRIFTGQRAFNLGFIDKLGGEEEALALAGELAGIKDPQIITQRPESLRELIFSFGSSVESQTLTQQLQSIATPSVSYLWVH